Proteins encoded by one window of Lepeophtheirus salmonis chromosome 10, UVic_Lsal_1.4, whole genome shotgun sequence:
- the LOC121125521 gene encoding uncharacterized protein: protein MNIVLGILLFSVLCPNKSYAAIIKKRQAETEDTSENTIQDDLQSLEDILDSIETIAILGADSLSSFVETKKEVQNVSAKVYKTVNESSTLQNAIQSKMAFLQIIANLIEMAIRVKLDMGRAAICIITCLLQFDPERVLECKRKSNCVVPAPDS, encoded by the exons ATGAATATAGTGCTTGGAATATTATTGTTCTCTGTTCTCTGTCCCAATAAGTCATATGCAgctataattaaaaaacgaCAGGCAGAAACAGAAGACACCTCTGAAAATACGATCCAAGATGATTTACAATCTCTTGAAGATATCTTAGATTCTATTGAGACAATAGCTATTTTGGGAGCGGATAGTTTGAGCTCCTTTGTTGAAACGAAGAAAGAAGTTCAAAATGTTTCAGCAAAG GTCTACAAAACAGTCAACGAATCCTCAACGCTCCAAAACGCTATTCAGAGCAAAATGGCATTTTTACAAATCATAGCCAATCTGATAGAAATGGCTATACGTGTTAAATTAGACATGGGTCGAGCAGCTATTTGTATTATCACGTGTTTATTACAATTCGATCCTGAACGAGTCCTGGAATGTAAACGAAAAAGTAATTGCGTCGTTCCTGCACCAGACTCCTAA